From Aedes albopictus strain Foshan chromosome 1, AalbF5, whole genome shotgun sequence, one genomic window encodes:
- the LOC134285628 gene encoding annexin B10-like — translation MSWYYTPKPTVVPAEGFDASADANALRAAMKGFGTDEQAIIDILCARSNGQRMQILETYSSELGRVSTTISTVKWGDLQRRGDLQHLMSSVYVYQQNVKIGRLHTKTQLNYKVHILSE, via the exons ATGTCCTGGTACTACACT CCCAAACCAACCGTGGTCCCAGCGGAGGGATTCGATGCGTCGGCCGATGCCAACGCCCTGCGGGCCGCCATGAAGGGCTTCGGAACCGATGAGCAGGCCATCATCGACATTCTGTGCGCCCGCAGCAACGGCCAGCGGATGCAAATTCTGGAAACCTATTCCAGCGAACTGGGACGGGTGAGTACAACTAtcagtaccgtcaaatggggtgacttgcaacggcggggtgacttgcaacacttgatgtcttctgtctatgtttatcaacaaaacgtaaaaatcggacgtttacataccaaaactcagttgaactataaagtgcacatactatctgagtag
- the LOC109429307 gene encoding annexin B10: protein MSWYYTPHPTVYPAEEFDASADANALRKAMKGFGTDEQAIIDILCARTNQQRQEISEAFTRELGRDLIEDLKSELGGKFEDVIVGLMMPPAKYLCKQLHKAMDGVGTNEKTLIEILCSLTNEQMHDLVANYEEMYDRPLAEHLCSETSGSFRRLLTMICIGGRDPQGTVDPDLAVEQANQLYNAGEGKLGTDEEVFYKILAHASFDQLEIVFEEYKSLTGRTIEQALKSELSGELYDALSSIVECVQMTPHFFAKRLHKAMDGVGTDDASLIRIIVCRSEIDLQNIKDEFEQMYNKSLYSVVKGETSGDYKRALLALIGDA, encoded by the exons ATGTCCTGGTACTATACT CCTCACCCTACGGTATACCCTGCGGAAGAATTCGATGCCTCTGCCGATGCCAACGCACTACGAAAGGCCATGAAGGGCTTCGGAACCGATGAGCAAGCCATCATCGACATCCTCTGTGCTAGGACAAACCAGCAGCGTCAGGAAATCTCGGAGGCCTTTACCCGGGAATTGGGACGG GATTTGATCGAGGATCTGAAGTCAGAGCTAGGCGGCAAGTTCGAAGATGTAATCGTCGGGCTCATGATGCCTCCGGCCAAGTACCTCTGCAAACAACTGCACAAGGCCATGGATGGAGTCGGGACTAACGAGAAGACTCTGATTGAGATCTTGTGCTCGCTAACCAACGAACAGATGCACGACTTGGTGGCCAACTACGAGGAGATGTACGATCGTCCATTGGCGGAGCACCTTTGCAGCGAGACGTCCGGTAGCTTCCGGCGGCTGTTGACGATGATCTGTATCGGCGGTCGCGATCCACAAGGTACCGTTGATCCAGATTTGGCCGTCGAACAGGCCAACCAGTTGTATAACGCGGGCGAAGGAAAGCTCGGTACCGACGAGGAAGTTTTCTACAAGATCTTGGCCCACGCTAGTTTTGATCAGCTGGAGATTGTTTTTGAGGAGTACAAAAGCCTTACCGGGCGTACAATCGAGCAAGCGCTGAAGTCAGAACTGAGCGGTGAACTGTACGATGCCCTGAGCTCGATTGTGGAATGCGTCCAAATGACCCCGCATTTCTTCGCCAAAAGGCTACACAAAGCTATGGACGGCGTCGGAACGGACGACGCGTCTCTGATCCGCATCATTGTATGTCGATCGGAGATCGATCTACAGAACATCAAGGACGAGTTCGAGCAAATGTACAACAAGTCGCTATACAGCGTTGTCAAG GGAGAAACGTCTGGTGATTACAAGCGTGCCTTACTTGCACTTATCGGTGATGCTTAG